The following is a genomic window from Elaeis guineensis isolate ETL-2024a chromosome 10, EG11, whole genome shotgun sequence.
TTTTGCAGGTACTTTCCGACATCACGGATCATGGGCGGCATCTAGCTTCAGCCACAACAGCACCTCCCCAGAGCCTTGTGGCAACATCCTCTATGTATAACTCTAGCCATTTTAATGACCATAAACATctagaaattaataaatattGCACACTTCGTCTCATCTATCCAAGGTTCTATCTCTCAAgccctttttctttttagaaaaaccTTTGCTCCACCTATCATCACAAGCCATGTCATAATCGATCTAGACCATCCTCTTGGAATCCTCTAAACTTACGGTACTCAACATTTTCGCTGGCCTTGCCATTCCATTTCTACAACCCCTTTGCTCTTCTCCTCTTTACAGCTTCCAAATTCTCGTCTTGGCCTCTTCAACTCATCATACCACCCTATTAGCCTCAGCTTGCTCCTTTCGAAGCCTTCAAAGAGAATAGAGGCCAACAGATACCACCCTCCTTGGCCGTAGACCTTTAAAACAACAATTTCTAAGGCAACAAATATATATTTCGTCAGTTGGATTCCTCCATGAGTAAATCAATATCGATACATCTATACATAATGAGGGATATTTGGAAATCAACACCAATTCATTCATCTAGATGAAAGAAATATGGAGCACAAACAAAGGTTTTGCCAGATAATTAATAGATTTACATGTGAGGCCAAGGCACTTTGTCAAGGTCATGCACCATACATCGAGTACATCACATTCAATGAAAAGAAATGAAGTTGATTATGACGAGAAAAGCTTAGATTTACAAATGTACCACTAAATCACACGAAGAATCAGGAAGAAAATAGATAACGAACATTACTTTTCTTTCATCAATAAATGTTTTATGAAAGATATTATCTTGGGGAAGTCAATGGCGTTGTTGATTTGCTAAACGTCGATAAATTCTTTTAACATGAGAAATCTACCATATTGCCAAaagcaaaataataataataataataattaaaaaaaattcaatagttTTTTTGATTGAAGAGAAACATTCAATATTAAAGAAAAACTATTAAGCTTTCGGAAAATTCATCACTTTCCCTTCAAGTTCACTGATTTCTTCAAATTattgagagagagaaagttatatatatatgcatacacatTATCTTTGGCCTAAAGCGCTTCTCACAAACCTCAGTCAACAACTTTTCTAACAAAATATAATGACCAAGAAAACAAGCAAGCGAACGAAATGTAGGATGTATCCTATAAAGATCTATTGGAGCAAGGGAATCGTGGTTGCAAAAGCTTCTGCCTCTTACTTACGAAGGCATTAGAGGGAACCATGTCAACGGAGGCTACTCTGTCCAACGCTTCTTTAATGGACTCCTTGAGAGAGTTCAAGCACGCACTTCCACTGCTATCCTTCCTACATAGTAGGAAGACATTCTGAATTCTTCCTCCCAATGACGTCATGTCTGCTCTAATCGCCCTCAGTCTGAGCCTTTGGAATGCTTCAATGAGCTCAGCAAACAAGTCTGGCCGGTCGTCGCAGCAAAGAGAAGCCTTTATGTAGAGGTTATCATCATCCAAAGAGAATGTGTTCTGATAGCCTCCATCATGACTTTCCACCGTCACCACATTTGCTTCTGTTGGGATTGTGGAAACTTTGCTAGCATCAACTGCCTTTCTCTTTAGATCCTTTACATGGTCGATCACTCGTCCTAGAAGAGATGCCTTGTCCATCTGCAATCACATAGTTTGAGATCAGATGGCGCTAGCCATGTAGCAGCTTTTAAAGAATTCTATGATAACAATTATTCATTGGAAGATACAATGGCAGGCTCCAATAGCTTCAGAATAATTTGAACTTTTTCTGAAAAATACACAAAATAATCTGAACATTCTTTTATCTATCCAGTAAATTTGATGCCACAGTTTGTGAATGTGACTTTATAGTGTCACGTTAAGCATTAGAAGCATTGAGTTGGAATTTATGCGGCACGTATTTTGCATTGTAAAAAGCTGTACATGTTCGGATAGCCACCGTATCATCCATCTTGAAAATGGATGACTGTTGCTCTCATCATGTAGCACCATGTTTAGCATCCAATGTGATGCCCTCTAATCTTGAGATGAGCAACGGTCATTCATTTTTGAAATAGACAATGCAATGGCAGATATCCAGACGTGTGAAGATCTTCGGGGTGCAAAAGTTACACCGCACAAGATCCGAACTCTAGAGAATTGGCATGTGAATGTTGTGGGGCTTGTAGATACTTAAACAAGTCACGTCAATATATGAACAGGAAGTATATCTTTCCATTTATATGTTTCATATTCTCTTTAa
Proteins encoded in this region:
- the LOC105034924 gene encoding transcription factor bHLH51, which gives rise to MATRYSANGWAEKGNRSTFPSPSKGSLLLPRPSNSAPAFLGQGSFYPSLCEDERALTLRIHSQAEKRRRERINAHLSTLRRMIPNSNKMDKASLLGRVIDHVKDLKRKAVDASKVSTIPTEANVVTVESHDGGYQNTFSLDDDNLYIKASLCCDDRPDLFAELIEAFQRLRLRAIRADMTSLGGRIQNVFLLCRKDSSGSACLNSLKESIKEALDRVASVDMVPSNAFVSKRQKLLQPRFPCSNRSL